The Desulfovibrio aminophilus sequence ATGTCCTCCAGGGTGGACAGGGCCTCCTCGGTGGTCTTGGCCACCACCACGCCCTTGCCCGCGGCCAGGCCGTCGGCCTTGATCACCAGGGGCGCGCCGCGCTCCGCGACGAAGGCCCGGGCGCGTTCGAACTCGTCGAAAACCATGAACGGCGCGGTGGGCACGCCGGATTCGCGCATGACGGTCTTGGAGAAGGCCTTGCTGCCCTCCAGGTTGGCCGCGAAGGCGCTGGGGCCGAAGCAGGGGATGCCCTCCTTCTCCAGGGCGTTCTGCAGGCCCAGGACCAGGGGGGCCTCGGGACCGGCCACCACCAGGCCGACCTGTTTCTCCTTGGCCAGGGCCACCAGTCCGGGCAGGTCGGAGTCGGACACCGGCACGTTGACGCCCTCCTGGGCCGTGCCGCCGTTGCCGGGGGCGATGAACAGTTCCGTGACCAGGGGGCTCTGGCGCAGCTTCCAGGCCAGGGCGTGTTCGCGCCCGCCGGAGCCGACGATGAGAATGCGCATGGGATCACCTCGCTGGAAAAATCCCCTTCGATGTAGTGGAAAGGGAAAACGTTGGCAAGGCGCGGAGGGGATCAGGCGTCCTCGTCGGGGAGGTCCCAGGCCCGGCGCACGCAGGCCCGCACGGCGGCCACCAGGGGATCGGCGGAGCGCCGCGACGCCCAGGCCAGCCGGACGGAGATGTCCAGGCCTCCGCCCTCCCAGATCTGCCCCTCGCTCCGGGCCGCCAGGACCTCGGCCCGGTCCAGGCGCAGGAAGCAGGCCCCCTTGCCCGCCTTGAGCAGGGCCACGAGCATGTTCTCGTCGTTGGCGGCCAGGATCTTGTTGGGCGTCACGCCCCGCTCCTCCACGTAGGAGGCGATGGCCCGGTGGAAGGGGCAGTCGGGCGGAGCCCAGAGCCAGGGCCGGGTGGCGAGCCGCTCCAGGGGTTCGGCGCGGCACTCCGGTCCCCACTGGGCGGGCAGGACCAGGACTAGGCGGGAGCGCGTCAAAAGCGCCGTCTCCACCGATGGGTGGGGGCTCTCGCCGTAGATGTAGCCCGCGTCCAGGCGGCCGGAGTCCAGGTCGTGGCGGATTTCGCCGGAATTGGAGATGAGCAGCTCCAGGGAGATGCCCGGGTGTTCCTGGGACACGGCCTGGGTCAGGCGGCTCAGGCGCAGGAACTCCGGGTCCGTGTTGTGGCCCAGGCGGAAGGAGCCGGTGAGTCTGCCGTTGAGGCTCCTGGCCTGGTGCAGGAACTCCTCGGCGCTGCGCAGCGTGGCCTCGGCCCGGTCGCGGAGCACGCGCCCGGCCGGGGTCGGCTCCATGCCCTTGGACGTGCGGGCGAACAGGCTCACGCCCAGCTCCTCTTCCAGGGCCTTGATCTGGGCGCTGACCGCGGGCTGGCTCAGGCACAGCCGCTCGGCCGCGCGGGAGAGGTTGCCCTCGTCGGCCACGGCCACGAAGGTTTTCAGCTGATAGAGTTCCACGACCGCCTCATACACCGGCCCGGCCGGCCGGGACAATCGGAAAAACCGAAGGCCGCCTTCGGATCATGCGATTGGATCGCGCGCCCGGTTCTGGACTAGTCTCGGCCTGGAAGCAACATCCAGCCCGGGAGGAGGCCATGACCGCCGCGTCCGATTTCAGGCTTTTCGTCCGCTTTCTCGTGCTCCCCGAGGATTCCGCCGGGGGCGGCGTCCGCCGGACCTGCGGCTCGCGTTGCGCGGCCCTGGTCAAGACGGCCTTCTGGCTGGCCGCCGCCGTGGCCGCCGGGCTCTGCCTGGGCCGCCTCGGCTAGCGGAAGCGCGCCCGGGCCCGCTTGAATCCCTCGCGCGAACGCTCGATCACGTCCTCGCCCACGCAGAAGGCCAGCCGGAAGTAGCCCGGCGCGCCGAAGCCCCGGCCCGGCACGGCCAGGACCAGCTCCTCGGCCAGGACCCTGCAGAACTCCACGTCGTCGCCCCCCGGAGCCAGGGGGAAGAAGTAGAACGCGCCCGTGGGCATGTGGAACTCGTAGCCCGCGTCGCGCAGCACGTCGGCCATGAGGTCCCGGCGGCGGCGGTAGATGTCCACGTCCACCTGGCTGCCCAGGGCCTTGAGCAGGAGCTTCTGGGCCAGGGCCGGGGCGTTCACGAAGCCCAGGATGCGGTTGGCCAGGGTGATGCCGTTGACCAGCTCGGCGTGCTCCGGCATGGCCGGGTTGACCAGGGCGTAGCCCACCCGCGCGCCCGCCAGGGAGAGGTTCTTGGAGAAGGAGCTGAGCACCACGGTGTGCTCGTAGAGCGGCAGGAGCGAGGGCACTTTCGCGCCGTCGAAGGCCAGGAAGCGGTAGGGCTCGTCGGCCAGGAGGAAGATCGGCCGCGCCCGTCCCTCGGAGTGCCTGCGCAGGAGCGCGGCCAGCGCGGCCAGCTCCTCGCGGGAGTAGATGCGGCCCGTGGGGTTGTTCGGGGAGTTGATGAGCACGGCCCGGGTGCGGGGCGTGATGGCCGCCTCCAGGGCCGCCAGGTCCAGGCTGAAGTCCGCCGCGGTGGGCACGGGCTTGAGCGTCCCGCCGTGGTTCTCCACGTAGAATCCGTATTCCACGAAGTAGGGCGAGGGGCAGATGACCTCGTCGCCGGGGTCCAGGGCCGCGCGGTAGAAGGCGTTCAGGGCCCCGGCCGCGCCGCAGGTGATGACCAGGCAGTCCGGCGTGACCGCCACGCCCTGCTCGCGGGAGACCTCTTTCGCCAGGGCCTCGCGCACCTTGGGGTAGCCGAAGTTGGGCATGTAGCCGAAGGCGAAGGGCTGTCCGGCCTCCTCGGCCAGGTCGCGCAGGCCCTCGCGGACCGACACCGGCGGGGGCAGGTCCGGGTTGCCCAGGCTGAAGTCGCAGACGGCCGTCTCGCCGTGCTTCTTCTTCAGCTCGATGCCCGCCTCGAACATGCGGCGGATCCACGAGGACCGCTCCATGTATCCCTTCACCTGCGACGACAGAACCTGCATGTCCGACTCCTTTCGTCTCCGGCCTCCGGGGGCCGTTTGTCGCGTTTTCCGCCCGGCCGGAGCCGGGGCGTGCAGACTGGTGTGCCCCGTTTTCGCCCGCAATGCAACGTCCCCCGGCGGGATGGGCTCGGGCCGGTTGAGGCTTGCCCGGGCTTGGGGTAGTGAAGCGGGATGGGGTCGATGGTCGTCCTGCGCGGGGTGGTGAAGGCCCTGCTGAGCCTGCGCTACCGGATCGAGGTGCGCGGCCTGGAGGCCGTGCGCGCCCGGGGCGACCGGAAGATCCTCTTCCTGCCCAACCATCCGGCGCTCATCGACCCGGTGATCGTCATGGCCGCCCTGCACAAGGATTTCCATCCCCGGCCCCTGGCCAACGCCAAGCGCACGGACCTGCCGGTCATCGGCTGGATGGCCCGGCGCGTGGGCACGGTGCTCATCCCGGACCTCATGGCCCCCTCCCGGCGGGAGATGCGCGAGGTGGCCCGGGGCCTGAACATGGTTCGGCGGGTGCTGGACGACGGGGCGAACATCCTGCTCTATCCCGGCGGGCAGCTTTCGCGGGAGCCCGTGGAGCGCCTGGGCGGCAAGGGGGCCGTGGACCGGCTGCTCAAGGCCGTGCCGGACGCCCGCGTGGTCCTGGTGCGCCAGCGGGGCCTGTGGGGCAGCAGCTTCAGCTGGGGCTTCGGCCGCGAACCCCACGTGCTGGGCAACCTGCCCATGCAGCTGGCGGCCCTGGCCGCGGCCGGAATCGTGGGCCTGCCCCGGCGCACGGTGGTGCTGGAGCTGGACGAGCCCGGGGACTTCCCCCGCGACGGCGGCCGCGCCGAGGTGAACGCCTACCTGGAGCGGTTCTACAACGCCACGCCCAACCCCGTGGTCCGGGTGCCCTATTTCTGGTGGCGTTCCCGGGAGGGCGCATGAAGCCCGGGGCCGCGCTCCTCTGCCTGCTGCTCCTCGTCCTCTGTCCGGCGGCCCTGTCCGCGCGGGCGGGAGGCAAGAAGGACATCCTCTTCGTCAACTCCTACCACAACGGCTACGCCTGGTCCGACGACATCCTGGCCGGGGTGCGCGAGGGGCTGGCCGAGAGCGGCGCGGACGTCAACCTGCAGATCGAGTACCTGGACGCCAAGAAGCACGACCTGGAGAGCCTGTCCAAGGCCTACCTGGAGCTGTTCCGGGGCAAGTTCGCCCGCCACCGCTTCAACGCGGTCATCGCGGCCGACAACGACGCCTTCAACTACGTCATGTCCGTGCGCGACGAATTGTTCCCCGGCGCGCCGGTGGTCTTCTGCGGGGTGAACGAGCAGGAGCGGCTGCCCCAGGCCATGCACAACGTCACCGGCGTGGTCGAGAACATCGACGTGGAGGAGAGCCTGCGCATCGCCATGCGCCTGCACCCGGGCCGGGACAAGGTGCTCGTGCTCGGCGACCGCTCGACCACCGGCATGGCCATCCGGGCCCAGGTGGAGCAGGCCGTGCCCGCGCTCCGGGATCGGCTGGCCTTCACCTTCGTCTCGGAGAACAATCTGGCGCATCTCATGGAACTCGCCCGCACCGCCCGGGGCGACACCCTGATCTATTTCATCCCGATGTATCAGGACGTCTCGGGGGAGTCCTTTTCCACCCCGGAAATCCTGGCCCAGATGTCCGCCCAGGCCGGCGCGCCGATCTACAGCAACTGGGAGTTCCTGCTGGGCCACGGCATCGTGGGCGGCCACCTGCTGCGCGGCGAGGACCACGGCCGTCTGGCCGCCCGTCTGGCCCTGCGCGTGCTTCAGGGCGAGAGCCCCGACGCCCTGGGCATCGACAAGAAGGTCTACGGCCGCTTCATGTTCGACCACGACCAACTGGAGCGCTTCAAGATCCGCCGGGAGGACCTGCCCGAGGGCAGCATCGTGATCAACGAGCCGCCCACCTTCTACGAACTGAACAAGCAGGTCTTCTGGATCCTCATCGTGAGCTTCCTGGCCCTGTCCATGGTTCTCGTCTCCCTGGTGAACAACATCAAGCGCCGCAAGGTCATCGAGCGCCGGATCAAGGACCAGGTGGCCTTCCTCCAGCTGCTCATCGACACCATCCCCCTGCCCATCTACTACAAGGGCGGGGAAGGGCAGTACCACGGCTGGAACGCGGCCTTCGAGCGCTGGTTCGGGCTCACGCGCGGCGAGGCGCGCGAGGGCGGGGCCGTGGGGGCCGCGCTCGTGCAGCTGGACGAGGGCGCCGGGCCGCGCGAGCTGCGGCCGGGCCAGGTGCGCAGCGAGGAGCGCCGCCTGCTCTCGGCCGACGGCACCCCGCACGACGTGGTCCTGCACCAGGCGGCCTACTTCGACGCCACCGGGGCCGAGGGCGGCCTGGTGGGCGTGATCTACGACATCTCGGCCCTGCGCCGGGCCGAGGAGGACCTGCGCGCGGCCGAGGAGAAGTACCGGGGCATCTTCGAGAACTCGCCCCTGGGCATCTTCCGGGCCGGGCCGGACGGGCGCTATCTGGAAGTGAACCAGGCCCTGGCGGCCATGCTCGGCTGCGAGAGCCTGGAGGAGGCCCGGGCCTCGGACCTGAACCTGCTGGCCGTGCTGCGCGCGGACCCGGACCGGGAGGCCGCGCTCCTGGCCGCGCCCGAGAGCGGCGGGGTGGTGCGCTTCGAGACCCGCTTCAAGCGCAAGGACGGCCGGAGCATCACCGTGACGGTGAACATCCGGCCTGTGCTGGACGAGGACGGCCTGCTCCGCCACTTCGAGGGCATGGTCGAGGACGTGACCTTCAAGGCCAACCTCGAGCGCCAGCTTCGGCAGTCGCAGAAGATGGAGGCCATCGGCACCCTGGCCGGGGGCATCGCCCACGACTTCAACAACATCCTGACCTCGATCCTGAACTCCACGGAGCTGGCCCTGCTCGACCTGCCGGTGGGCGTTCCGGCCCGGGCCGATTTGGAGCGCGTGGTCCGCGCGGCGCATCGGGGCAGCGCCCTGGTGAAGCAGATCCTGACCTTCTCGCGGCCCTCCCAGGAGGGTTTCCAGGCCACGGACGTGGCCGCCGTGGTCCGTGACGCCGTGGGCCTGCTGCGGGCCTCCATGCCGCGCAACATCGTGGTGGTGGAACAGCTGGAGGCCCGGCGCGCGCACAGTTTCGCCGACCCGATCCAGATCCAGCAGATCGTCATGAACTGCGTGACCAACGCCTTCCAGGCCCTGCGCGACATCGGCGGCCGCATCGAGATCGCCCTCGTCGAAGAGGTCTTGGGCGAGGAGCGGGCCCGGACCCTGAACGTGCAGCCCGGGAGCTACCTGCGCCTGAGCATCGCGGACAACGGCCCGGGCATCCCCCTGGAGATCAGGGACCTCATCTTCGATCCCTTCTTCACCACCAAGGACAAGGCCGAGGGCACGGGCCTCGGGCTGGCCGTGGCCCACGGCATCGTCAAGGTCCACAAGGGGGCCATCCGGGTCACGAGCGCGCCCTTCGAGCGCACGGCCTTCGACATCTACCTGCCCTGCATCGGCCAGGCCGCCGACGACGGGCTGGCCCCGCGCGAGGCCTTTCCCGGGCGCGGCGAGCGCATCCTCTTCGTGGAGGACGACGAGGACCAGCTGGAGACCATTCCCCGGGTGCTGGCGCGGCTGGGCTACGAGGTCACGGCCCGCCACGACGCGGCCGGGGCCCTGGCCGCCCTGGCCGAAGCCCCGGACGGGTTCGACTGCATGGTCACGGACTACGACATGCCCGAGGTGAACGGCGTGGACCTGGCCGAGGAGGTCGGCCGCCGCGCGCCCGGCATGCCGGTGATCCTGGTATCGGGCCGCAAACGGGCCGCCGACGCCCTGGGCGGGGCCGGAAACATCAAGAAACTGCTGCTCAAGCCCTATGACGGCGGGCACATCTCCCGGGCCATCCGGGAGGCCCTGGCCGAGTCCGGGCGGGGAGTCGCCCCATGAACATCCTGATCATCGACGACGACGCGGACGTCCGGGCCACCCTGGAAAGCCTGGTCCGGCGCATGGACCTGGCCTGCGACACGGCGGCCGGGCTGGGCGAGGGCCTGGCCAAGGCCCGCTGCGGCGGCTACGACGTGGTCTTCCTGGACGTGCGCCTGCCCGACGGCAACGGCCTGGACGCGCTCCCGGTCATCAAGTCCCTGCCGGACTCCCCGGAGGTCATCATCCTCACCGGCCTGGGCGACCCGGACGGCGCGGAACTGGCCATCCAGGGCGGGGTCTGGGACTATCTCGTCAAGCCCGCGCCGGTGCGCGAGACCATGCTCTCGCTCAAGCGGGCCCTGCAGTATCGCCAGGAGAAGAACCGGGCCAAGGGCCCCCGGCCCATCCAGCTCTCCAGCCTGGTGGGCACCTCCCCGCGCATGCGCCAGTGCTTCGACCTGGCGGCCCAGGCCGCCGCCTCCCAGGCCGCCGTGCTCATCACCGGCGAGACCGGCACGGGCAAGGAGCTCTTCGCCCGGGCCATCCACGACAACAGCGGCCGTTCGGCCGGGCCCTTCGTGGTGGTGGACTGCGCCACGCTCACCGAGTCCCTGGTGGAGAGCACGCTCTTCGGCCACCGCAAGGGGGCCTTCACCGGCGCGGACTGCGACCGCGACGGCCTGGTGCGCCTGGCCGACGGCGGCACGCTCTTCCTGGACGAGGTGGGCGAGCTGCCCCTGTCCATCCAGAAGTCCTTCCTGCGCGTGCTCCAGGAAAAGCGTTTCCGGCCCGTGGGCGCGTCCCGCGAGACGGCCAGCGACTTCCGGCTCATCGCGGCCACCAACCGCAACCTGGAGGCGATGGTCGAGCGCGGGGAATTCCGCCAGGATCTCCTGTTCCGCATCAAGACCGTGCACATGACCCTGCCGCCGCTGCGGGAGCGGCTGGAGGACGTGGGGCTCCTGGCCGCGCGCCGCCTGGAGGCCCTGGCCGCCGACGGCGGACGGCCGCCCAAGGTCATGGACTCGGAGTTCGCGCAGGTCATCGCGGCCTACTCCTGGCCGGGCAACGTGCGGGAGCTCTACAACGTCATGGAGCGGGCCGTGATCGCGGCCGGGGACGAGCCGACCCTGTTCGCCCTGCACCTGCCCCAGGAGGTGCGCATCGCCGTGACCCGGGCCCAGCTCTCGCGCGGCGCGGGCGGGGAGGGCGAGGCGGCCTTTCCGGCCGGGGGCGGCCTGCCCTCCCTGCGGGCCTTCAAGGAGGCGCGGGAGCGGGAGTACCTGGAGCTCCTGCGGCGCGAGTGCGGCGGCGAGATCGGGCGGATGCTCGACGTCTCCGGCCTGTCCCGTTCCCATCTCTATGCCCTGCTCAAAAAATACGGAGTGGACGTCTGAATTGGCATCCCGCGTGCAAGAAGAACGGGCGAGGGAGACCGGGATGACCCCGGGGCTCCAGACAGGAGCGAACGGATATGGCCGCCACCAACGCCCGCATCTTTCGAGTGTACGAAGCCGAACAGACCGGCAGGCCGGGACCGCGCCTGCGCATCAGCGTGAGCGCCGCGCGGGAGCCCTTGCTGCGCGAGGACATCAGCACGGGCCGCAGGCTCCTGCGCCTGCTGCGCCTGGTTTTGGAGACCGACGACAAGGCCCTGGCCGAGCGCAGTTCCAGCCGCCACTTCGCCTGACCCGGAGTGTCCGATTTTTCGGACGGGCCATGTTCCGTCCGATTTTTCGGACACGGCCTTCCGGGAATTCACATTTCGCCACGCGCCGATTCTTTCAGATTCCCATTTCCCGGTGGATATGCTTTCATTCGATCAGAGCCCGTCCCCGTTCCACCGGCCCTCCTGTCCGAAAAACCGGACAGTTCACTCGCCCGCGACCTCCCGGATAACCGCCTTGTTTTCGTAAGGCGTTGAAATAGATGATTTCAGATGCAGAACGTCCCAGCGGCACGGAACTTGTTAGAGGGGGGCGACCCCCACGTCTCACGCGGCTTTCGGCCGAACCGGAAGAGCGTCACCCGTTCAAAACGAGGAGCTTCATGATGGTCAAGAAGACGATGAAGACGATGGACGGCAACACGGCCACGGCCCACGTGGCCTATGCCTTGAGCGATACCGCGGTCATCTACCCCATCACGCCGTCATCGCCCATGGGCGAGACCGCGGACGAATGGGCCGCCAAGGGCCGGAAGAACATCTTCGGCCAGGTGGTGGACATCCGCGAGATGCAGTCCGAGGCCGGCGCGGCGGGCGCCGTGCACGGCTCCCTGGCCGCGGGCGCGCTGACCAGCACGTTCACCGCCTCCCAGGGCCTGCTGCTCATGATCCCGAACATGTACAAGATCTCCGGCGAGCTGCTGCCGGGCGTGTTCCACGTCTCGGCCCGCGCCCTGGCCGCCCACGCCCTGTCCATCTTCGGCGACCACGCCGACGTCATGGCCGCCCGCCAGACCGGCTTCGCCATGCTCTGCTCCAACTCGGTGCAGGAGGCCATGGACATGGCCCTGGTGGCCCACCTGGCGGCCATCGAGTCCAGCGTGCCCTTCGTGCACTTTTTCGACGGCTTCCGCACCTCCCACGAAGTCCAGAAGATCGAGGTCATCGACTACGAGGACATCGCCAGGGTGGTGAACCGGGAGAAGGTCGCGGCCTTCCACGCCCGGGGCATGAACCCCGAGCATCCCGTGATCCGGGGCACGGCCCAGAATCCGGACATCTACTTCCAGGGACGCGAGGCCGCCAACCCCTTCCACGACAAGGTGGCGGACATCGTGACCGAGTCCATGAACACGGTCGCCGGGATCACGGGCCGCGCCTACAAGCTCTTCGACTACGTGGGCCATCCCCAGGCCGAGCACGTCATCGTGGCCATGGGCTCCGGCTGCGAGGCAATCGAGGAGACCCTCGGCGTGCTCAACTCCCAGGGCTCCAAGCTGGGCCTGGTCAAGGTCCGGCTCTTCCGGCCCTTCGTCAAAACCGCCCTCCTGGCCGGCATCCCCGCCTCGGCCAACACAGTCACGGTCCTCGACAGGACCAAGGAGCCCGGTGCGCCGGGCGATCCCCTGTACCTGGACGTCTGCGCCGCGCTGCTCGAGGGCGGCCGGACGCTCCGGGTGCTCGGGGGCCGCTACGGCCTGGGCTCCAAGGAATTCACCCCGGCCATGGTCAAGGCCGTCTATGACAACATGGCCGCGTCCTCGCCCCGGAGCCACTTCAGCGTGGGCATCGAGGACGACGTCACCGGCCGCTCCCTGCC is a genomic window containing:
- a CDS encoding LysR family transcriptional regulator, producing MELYQLKTFVAVADEGNLSRAAERLCLSQPAVSAQIKALEEELGVSLFARTSKGMEPTPAGRVLRDRAEATLRSAEEFLHQARSLNGRLTGSFRLGHNTDPEFLRLSRLTQAVSQEHPGISLELLISNSGEIRHDLDSGRLDAGYIYGESPHPSVETALLTRSRLVLVLPAQWGPECRAEPLERLATRPWLWAPPDCPFHRAIASYVEERGVTPNKILAANDENMLVALLKAGKGACFLRLDRAEVLAARSEGQIWEGGGLDISVRLAWASRRSADPLVAAVRACVRRAWDLPDEDA
- a CDS encoding pyridoxal phosphate-dependent aminotransferase, which gives rise to MQVLSSQVKGYMERSSWIRRMFEAGIELKKKHGETAVCDFSLGNPDLPPPVSVREGLRDLAEEAGQPFAFGYMPNFGYPKVREALAKEVSREQGVAVTPDCLVITCGAAGALNAFYRAALDPGDEVICPSPYFVEYGFYVENHGGTLKPVPTAADFSLDLAALEAAITPRTRAVLINSPNNPTGRIYSREELAALAALLRRHSEGRARPIFLLADEPYRFLAFDGAKVPSLLPLYEHTVVLSSFSKNLSLAGARVGYALVNPAMPEHAELVNGITLANRILGFVNAPALAQKLLLKALGSQVDVDIYRRRRDLMADVLRDAGYEFHMPTGAFYFFPLAPGGDDVEFCRVLAEELVLAVPGRGFGAPGYFRLAFCVGEDVIERSREGFKRARARFR
- a CDS encoding lysophospholipid acyltransferase family protein; protein product: MVVLRGVVKALLSLRYRIEVRGLEAVRARGDRKILFLPNHPALIDPVIVMAALHKDFHPRPLANAKRTDLPVIGWMARRVGTVLIPDLMAPSRREMREVARGLNMVRRVLDDGANILLYPGGQLSREPVERLGGKGAVDRLLKAVPDARVVLVRQRGLWGSSFSWGFGREPHVLGNLPMQLAALAAAGIVGLPRRTVVLELDEPGDFPRDGGRAEVNAYLERFYNATPNPVVRVPYFWWRSREGA
- a CDS encoding PAS domain S-box protein; protein product: MKPGAALLCLLLLVLCPAALSARAGGKKDILFVNSYHNGYAWSDDILAGVREGLAESGADVNLQIEYLDAKKHDLESLSKAYLELFRGKFARHRFNAVIAADNDAFNYVMSVRDELFPGAPVVFCGVNEQERLPQAMHNVTGVVENIDVEESLRIAMRLHPGRDKVLVLGDRSTTGMAIRAQVEQAVPALRDRLAFTFVSENNLAHLMELARTARGDTLIYFIPMYQDVSGESFSTPEILAQMSAQAGAPIYSNWEFLLGHGIVGGHLLRGEDHGRLAARLALRVLQGESPDALGIDKKVYGRFMFDHDQLERFKIRREDLPEGSIVINEPPTFYELNKQVFWILIVSFLALSMVLVSLVNNIKRRKVIERRIKDQVAFLQLLIDTIPLPIYYKGGEGQYHGWNAAFERWFGLTRGEAREGGAVGAALVQLDEGAGPRELRPGQVRSEERRLLSADGTPHDVVLHQAAYFDATGAEGGLVGVIYDISALRRAEEDLRAAEEKYRGIFENSPLGIFRAGPDGRYLEVNQALAAMLGCESLEEARASDLNLLAVLRADPDREAALLAAPESGGVVRFETRFKRKDGRSITVTVNIRPVLDEDGLLRHFEGMVEDVTFKANLERQLRQSQKMEAIGTLAGGIAHDFNNILTSILNSTELALLDLPVGVPARADLERVVRAAHRGSALVKQILTFSRPSQEGFQATDVAAVVRDAVGLLRASMPRNIVVVEQLEARRAHSFADPIQIQQIVMNCVTNAFQALRDIGGRIEIALVEEVLGEERARTLNVQPGSYLRLSIADNGPGIPLEIRDLIFDPFFTTKDKAEGTGLGLAVAHGIVKVHKGAIRVTSAPFERTAFDIYLPCIGQAADDGLAPREAFPGRGERILFVEDDEDQLETIPRVLARLGYEVTARHDAAGALAALAEAPDGFDCMVTDYDMPEVNGVDLAEEVGRRAPGMPVILVSGRKRAADALGGAGNIKKLLLKPYDGGHISRAIREALAESGRGVAP
- a CDS encoding sigma-54 dependent transcriptional regulator, which produces MNILIIDDDADVRATLESLVRRMDLACDTAAGLGEGLAKARCGGYDVVFLDVRLPDGNGLDALPVIKSLPDSPEVIILTGLGDPDGAELAIQGGVWDYLVKPAPVRETMLSLKRALQYRQEKNRAKGPRPIQLSSLVGTSPRMRQCFDLAAQAAASQAAVLITGETGTGKELFARAIHDNSGRSAGPFVVVDCATLTESLVESTLFGHRKGAFTGADCDRDGLVRLADGGTLFLDEVGELPLSIQKSFLRVLQEKRFRPVGASRETASDFRLIAATNRNLEAMVERGEFRQDLLFRIKTVHMTLPPLRERLEDVGLLAARRLEALAADGGRPPKVMDSEFAQVIAAYSWPGNVRELYNVMERAVIAAGDEPTLFALHLPQEVRIAVTRAQLSRGAGGEGEAAFPAGGGLPSLRAFKEAREREYLELLRRECGGEIGRMLDVSGLSRSHLYALLKKYGVDV